The Streptomyces tendae DNA segment CGGCGGATTGTGTTGCTGCGGACGGCCGACACGCCATAGAGTCGCCAACCGTCGGCATGGTGCCACGCTGACCTGTCTAGAAGTTTCCTGGTCACCAAGGAGGTAAGACGACTTGTGAATGAGTCGACATTTACTCCCGGGGGTGGTCAACCAGGAATGCCTGCGCCGGGCCAGGGGTCCGCGGGATTCGCTGCTGTCGGCTCCGTCGCTGTGCGCACCTTCGCAGCCCACCAGAGTCACCGGACTCCAGGGGTGACTCACCCAGCACACCAGAGCATGGATGGCCATCACGTGAACGCCATGGCCGGCGACGGAAGTGGCGCGCCCCACAACCATTTCGCCGACTACGACGAACTGCCCGAGGGGCACTTCTACGACCCCGACGCCGAGTACGAGCCCGATCCGGAGTACGCGGCCACGCTCGCGCCCGACGCGGCACGGCAGCGCCGTGAGCGCATCGGCCCGACCGGGCGCCCGCTGCCGTACTTCCCGATCCCGGGCCCGCTGACCGACCACGGCCCCGCGAAGATCATCGCGATGTGCAACCAGAAGGGCGGCGTCGGCAAGACCACGTCGACCATCAACCTGGGTGCCGCGCTCGCGGAGTACGGACGCCGGGTGCTGCTCGTCGACTTCGACCCGCAGGGCGCGCTGTCGGTCGGACTCGGCGTCAACCCGATGGAACTCGACCTCACCGTCTACAACCTGCTCATGGAGCGGGGCATGGCGGCCGACGAGGTGCTGCTGAAGACGGCGGTCCCCAACATGGACCTGCTGCCCAGCAACATCGACCTGTCGGCGGCCGAGGTCCAACTGGTGAGCGAGGTCGCGCGCGAGTCGACGCTGCAGCGGGCGCTGAAGCCGCTGATGGACGACTACGACTACATCGTCATCGACTGCCAGCCCTCGCTCGGCCTGCTCACGGTCAACGCGCTCACCGCGGCGCACAAGGTGATCGTGCCGCTGGAGTGCGAGTTCTTCGCGCTGCGCGGTGTGGCCCTGCTGACCGAGACGATCGAGAAGGTCCAGGAGCGGCTCAACCCGGAGCTGGAGCTCGACGGCATCCTCGCCACC contains these protein-coding regions:
- a CDS encoding ParA family protein, with the translated sequence MPAPGQGSAGFAAVGSVAVRTFAAHQSHRTPGVTHPAHQSMDGHHVNAMAGDGSGAPHNHFADYDELPEGHFYDPDAEYEPDPEYAATLAPDAARQRRERIGPTGRPLPYFPIPGPLTDHGPAKIIAMCNQKGGVGKTTSTINLGAALAEYGRRVLLVDFDPQGALSVGLGVNPMELDLTVYNLLMERGMAADEVLLKTAVPNMDLLPSNIDLSAAEVQLVSEVARESTLQRALKPLMDDYDYIVIDCQPSLGLLTVNALTAAHKVIVPLECEFFALRGVALLTETIEKVQERLNPELELDGILATMYDSRTVHSREVLARVVEAFDDHVYHTVIGRTVRFPETTVAGEPITTYASNSVGAAAYRQLAREVLARCHAE